The DNA region CCGAGGTAGACCGTGAACAGCCTCTCCTCAGGAACTGTACCTAAAAACGAACGATGCCGTTCAGGTTACGGTTGGCCCAGCCGGTCACATGCCTGGTTGGAGACTTACGGTCTTCAGAGAAAACAGGGCGTGGCAGCAGGGGAGTGGACAGTGTCCTGTGAAAGCGGACTCTGGTGTCATCCTCGTCCACGGAGATCTGCTCCAAGTAGAGCTCAAAGACGTAGAACTCGTAGAGGTCGCCCGACGCCACGCTCTGCGGAAGGTACACAGCATCATTTAGCTAATCGGCACGCTTTAGATCAAAGCTTGCGACTGCAGAAACCACACGACCACGCCCGCCGACCTTCCTGTAGCCGCCTTCAGCATTGTAGGGGATGCCGATTTGGACCGCGCCGTTGTGCGTCGCCACCGTGTACCCTCTCTCCTCCGCTTCCGGCCGCTGTACAAGCTCACCGTTGACGCCAACATTGATCTGCGTCTCGTGTAGCCCAGCAACCAGCGGATAAAGCGCTTCGGGAGTCTGCCACATCAAGTAGCCACCGTCATACGATCCTTCATCTGCGGGGAGATTACACAAATGTTGTCCTAGCCGTTCATCCCGTGACATGATACAACTAGTCCGCGGCGCCAATACTGACCCAAGGAGCAAGCGGCCACCAGGTCAACGACAAGGACAACCCAGCTTTGTCTGGAGAACAACGTGGCGTGGACAACCTCTACAGGAACGTCGGTCACCTGGAGAGAAACTCGCACTGAGACAGGTACCGGCAGCAAGACAGTTTACGGCATGCAACCACGTGAATATTTACGCCAGTGTGGAATGCGTAGGGTTGTCCATATGGAGTCCGAAATACAAGCCGTCCGTCGGTCAAGTCAAACATGTAGCCCTGGTTCTGAGCTTCTGTAAGGTTCATAGGCTTCAGCTCCTGCCCCGCACTCTGGAACATCACCTGCCAGCCCGAGACGGCCGAGGTGTACGCCTGGAAAGAGCGGCGAGGCAAATCGGTGCCGAAACCATTAGACTTTGCAGTCAGTCACTTTTGCCAGAAGACCGCGTCATACCTTCTGGACTACAGCGTCCCAGTCTTCTCTTGTTGTCCCAGATGGACAAGCCACATCACTCCTTACAGACACCTACAGAGAAACCAGAGTTAGAGAGAGAATTCAAAGTGTCGTCGAGTAAGATGTCGCACTTACCTCCATGTAGTTGGCTTCACAGGCGAGTTCTCTGGAGGCCCAGGGAAGAGCAGGAGAACAAGTCTTGCTCAGAGTGTAGGTCAGCACCACGTCATCATGAGTCACAATCAGGTTGACGTTGAACGTGAACGCTTCATCATCCTGGAACGAGGTGTACAATAATCTATGAAGTTAAGACCTTTAGTCGGCCCATTTCTAAGGAGTTATAATAAGTGAAACACACCGTGTTGCCGGTGTGACAGCTGAAGTAAGACGCTCTGAGCTCCACATGGCCCGACAGAGGGAGGACACGGACGCTGTAGCCGCAGGTGGCTGCGTATTCCTCCGTGATTGGATACACACCCGTCCCATCTGGAAGCAGTATTTGTTCCGTCATTCTTCACTTAATAAAATTAGTCAGCTTTAACTTATTAGATATATTCTCAAACATCCAAGAGTAGGCATTGTCAATGAGAGACAGATGAGTCCCAGGTCTCCCAAGGACAGATTTAATAAAAGTGCACCTACCTACAGCCTCGAAACGCGGCTCTTCCCAGGTGAACGAGAGATCAACAGCTATCATGAAGTAACGATCACGACACTCCATACGATGGACGTCTGTATTCACAAACAAGCTTGTCCCTTAATGCCTCAAAGCGCGTGTTAACTTCAGCACTTGTTATTTCTTACCATCGGGAAGTTGATCACACTTTGCCATCGACCACACAGACAGCAGTAAGGCAACGCTAGAAGACAAAAGCAGGTAGAAAATAGCAAACACAGCCGCACAAACGGCAACCAGCAGCACGTAAAGGACACGCAAAGCTTCTCACCCAATACACAACCCGGAAGCCACGGCCATGATTGTGTCGGCAGTGTCTAAAGCTAGCTTAGCCGCTAGCAACCTACACCTGCTAGACAACAATTTAGTGTCCTTCTTTTAAAAAGGACCAACTTGCTGAGCTTGTTTCTGCTCCAACCCGGCACCATGCGGTTTGGGGCATGGTGCTCCGGCCTTTAAAGGCCTGTTTCTGCACTGTCCAATCAGCGCCCTTCAGGTGTTAGTCACAGGTGTAGCGCGTCAGCAATCATGCCATCACTGAATTGGTTGCAGGTGATAAGTTCAGTCCTTTCAAATTCATGGCTTTTGAAACTGACTTTTTAAGGCTGTCGTAGCTCGCACCTCGCTTGCTGCTAGTTTGGCAAGTTTTGCTGGTCTATGTCAGCCTGTTTTGGTTAGCGGGTGTAGTTTGCTAGTGGCTAGGCTAGCTGTATATATATCCAGTACAGCAGTGGCCATGGCTGTTGGGTTTTCCCTTGGGTAAGCGGGTCAGCTTACGGGCTGTTTTGTTTGCGTTGACGCTTTTGCTTGCCAGAAACGAACGGTGTGCTCTTGTTTTGCAGCGTGGCTTTGCTTTTGTCTGTATGCTTAAACGTAAAAGGTGCTTGCATGCCTGACGGTAAATAAAATACTATCTTATTTACTAGTAATCGACTGACCGTCCACAATTTGATCTCAATTTATTCTGCAAATCCTTCTCTTCAGGGGTTGTTCACATGGAGTGTCTTGACCGTTACTTCACGATAGCCATTGATCTCTCGTTCGTTGGGGGTGAACCTCACTTTGAAGCTGTGGGTAAGTTCTGAATGGTGCTTTCATGCGACTATGTTCAAGGGAACGCCCTGAATTGTAACGCGTTTGGAGCGATCATTTGAGTTCTCTTCCAGATGAGACTGGTGTGTATCCCATCACTGAGCAATATGGCGCTAGGTGCGGCTACAGCGTCGGCGTTCTCCCTCTGCAGGGCATCGTGGAGCTGCGAGCTTCTTACTTCAGCTGTCACACCGGCAACAAGGTGTGTACAAGTAGCTTGAAATGGTCGCTTCTTTTTATCCACACAGATTATGAGGTAAATGATGGCTTTTTTCTGAGTCTTTCAGGATGAAGTGTTCACGTTCAACTTCAAGCTGGTTGTGATGGAAGAGGAAGCCAACTACACCCTGAATGGGACCTGCTCTCCTGCCTTCCCCTGGTCCGCGAGGGAAGTTACTTGTGAAGCCGATTACATGGAAGCAAGTTTATTTACTCCTTGAATGAATTTTTTCTACTTTGCTTATTTCTGAGTGCATGTGAACATTCTTCCTTTCATAGGTTTCTGTGACGACTGAAGTCACCTGTCCGTCTGGGACAAAGACTGATAACTGGAATGTCCTCAAAgttgtatgcccccccccccccccccacacacacacacactccatttcAATCCAATGAATGCCATGATGTTCTGCTTTTTTTAAGACCATAAAATCTCTTTCCAGGCACATGGCTCCACTACATCAGACTGGCAGGTGATATTTCAGAAGGGCGAGGAACAACTGCCCCCCATGACGCTTTCTGACGCGTGGAATCGGGGCTACATGTTTGAATTGACAGACAAAAGGCTCGTGTTTCGTACACCGTATGGACAACCTGACTCGTCGAGCATTGATGTAAACCAgtaatgcaaaatgtcttccatTTGGCTGGTGCAGCACATTGGCTGCGTGCGTCTCAAGTCTAGTCTCTCTCCAGGTGAAGGGGGTTCCGGTAGAGTTAGTCCATGCAACTCTGTTCTCCAGACAAAGCTGGGTCGTCCTCATGGTTGACTTGGTGGCCGCTTGCTCCATGTGTCAGTATTTCCGTCTCATTTGCTGCCGTCAACGTTTGTCTTTAAACTCAAGCTGTGATTCTGGCATCTGTCCCAACAGATGTCGGCTCTTGTAATGACACTGGCTCCATGGTGTGGGAGACTCCGGACCGGTTGTATCCCAGTCTTCACGGTCCACAGCTCAACATTGGGCTCAATGGTAAACTGATGGGACAGTCTGCTGCAGAGGCTGGAGGCTATATTGTGGAGAAGCACAATGGTAAAGTGAGGATTAAGATTCCTTACAGTGCTGAAGGCCGATACAGGAAGGTCAGAAGACACAAACTTTAAATACAACTATCAGCGATTCAAGCGGACGTTCCCTCCTGATGTTTGCGCATCTCGTTACAGAGCGTGGTGGCCGGCGGGCTCTATGAGATTTACGTCTTTCATCTGCATGTGGAACAAATCCTCCGTAACCAGGATCAATTTGAGACCAGGGTCAGATTTCACAGGACGCTGGCTAGTCCCCTCCTGCAGTATCCCCTTTTCACCGAGAACAGAACCGTCCTTCAGGATCGCGTATTCACGGTCTACCTCGGAGACGTCCCCGAGGACGTCGTGTTGACTGCCGTCAATCTAAACGGACAAGAATTTACATTACTTACCGATGGAAGCAGTCACAACGTCACCGAACTCTCTAATCCCAATGCTACTCATAGCTACACTCTGGAGGTTCCTTTCGATGACCCTGTTGTCCTACAGAAGGTAAAAAAAGGCATTTTCGTTGACTGCTAGTCTTCCCCTTTCCTTGCCACTGTCAGCTGTCGTTTCACATTCTAGTTCTCCAAAGAAGATTGGACTCTTCGCTATACGTTGGACATCAACTACACATTGACTGTGCTGCCTGAAAACGAGCGTTATTTCCACCCAGCATTGATCGTGGCAATGTTCACAGACGTCTGTAAGTCAATAAATCAGGATATAGCCCTGCTTTCGTATTCGCAGTCAGCGACTAATCAAATCTCACCCACTTGACAGCTCCGCCAGCCTTTGAAGCCATCTGTTCAGAGTCTGGGGTCAGCTTCAGACTGGACCACCGACCTTTTGACTACGTGTGGGAGATCGGTATCGGCGAGGACCCGTTGACGTCGGAACTGGCAGCCCAGCTCGGCTACGTCATGAGCAACGATAGCGagactctgctgctggatgtccCGCTGTTCAGTCATGGGTTCAAATACACGGTGATGAGGACTGGGAGCAGAACTCGTTTTATGCGACGGTTGCTTGAATGTGGACATTAATGACTCTGTGCGTTTTTCTTTGTACAGAACATTACTTTGAAGAGCTTCCTGGGAACGTTTGAGATCCTTGTGCGAGATCGTGAAACCTCGGCGGTCCAGGGCTCCTCCGTGAGGACTTGTCCCTTCACTAGGACTGAGTTAATCAGTACGACCGTCCTCTGCACTCCAACAGCAGATGTACTGTCTCATTTAATGGACACCTGCTAAAGCGCGTCTGTTTGCAGTGTGTTCGCCTGATGGCCGGATGACCGTGGTGGCCGACTTGCCTCTGAGCGTCCCGAGTGCAACGGCGCATGTCAAAATCCACCTTGCGGACGAACGGTGTCGACCCAAAGAAGCAGACGGAGCCAGGgttctcttctcttttccacTCAACAGCTGTGGATCCACAGTAAAGGTACGGCGACTGCATCTCAGTCTCAAGCATTTTATGTTATCTGAACTTTGGATTCTTTTTCTCCTCAGCTCGGTTTGGGATACGTGACCTATCAAAATGAGATTTCTTACCATGCGTTCCTCAAGACGAATGAATCTGTGACTGAGCGGTATGCAGCTCTGCGTTTGCCTCGACTTCTTCAGCCGAACAAAAGGCGCGTGGAAACTATTGCCTTGTCTTTCAGGGTGGGAGTGCGGTGTACCTATCAACTGGCTGCTCTTCACCGCCTCTTCAAACTGTTCAGGTTTGAGGCCGACTCTCAGGTTATCGGTCGCTTCATACGCAGAACACGGCTCGAACCAGGTAGGAGGGTTTCTGTATACGGCAGTCCAGATTCTGACTCCTACTGCGTCCGACgttttctcctctctgcatAGCTCTGCAGAGTCCAACCAACGAACCCACTGCTGTTGCCAAACGGCAAACCGAAATGCCGGTCTCACCTGAGCCTGCCGTCTACCCGGCTGTTCGTGACGTCAAAGATTCCAACGGTCTTAGAAAAGGTGACTGTCAATCGGCCTTTTCTTTTCAATGGTTGACGTCTgagttaaaaatatttttgcatctGCTTGCAGAAGCTGAAGGATCTGGATGAGCCGAACAAGAAAATCTGAGGCCATTTTTAAAATGGAGTATACTGATTTGAATAAAGTGTCTTCCTTGTGACTGCTCTGTCTCTTTGACCCACTATAAACAAAATAACTCATGGATGTTTCAAATAAGTGTTTAACGCAACACTTAAGGATTTCTGCCCAGGAGCAGaggctgcaggtggagaacGACGTTAGTTGATATCTTGCCATAAAGGAAGGCAGACGGAGCTGCAGGACATGGGGTCAGAAGAGGTCATGGCACTATTCCCCCATTAGGCCAGAAATAAAACCCCGCCCAGCCGACGAGCTGGCAACCCGACGGGACCACCCGGAAGAAGAAACaaaccaccagggggcgctaaTTCGCTGCTGACACGCATGATGGATttccttaattaaaaacaaaactaaactgATTGACGAGCTTCGAACAGGAACACAAAGAGTTAACATGGACGCCAGTGACCGACGCCGCGCCGTGAGTTTAAAATTCACTTCCGTTCTAACTCTGTAGTTCTTACCTTCACTTCTCCGTGTCTCTCCTGAAACAGGGGTCCGCGCTGCCCCCCCCGTGCCCCCCCGTCTCCCGCAGGACCCTGCACCacccctccttcctgcccctgtACATCGCCGCGGACCTCGGACACCACCGCAGGTACCGCAACACCCAAACAGGTGAGTCCGGCTTCGCTGCGCGTCACTGAAAGACGtcatccaggtgtgtgtgtgtgtcacgtgacgaccgtctcctctcctccccctccccctccagtcTATCCCCTCACCCCCGACGAGATGTTCTACTCGGACCCCGTCATGGGCTCCGGGAGGAGGGTCCTCAACACCGTCCGTGATTTGAAGGTGAGTCCCCACCTGAACTGGATTTAATCCGGATTAAGACAGTCAACGttagattaaaataaatcataaatgccTCTTTTTGGGTGGGGGTGGAGTCTTTATTTGGTCGGGAAGATTAAGAGAGTATCTGTGCTCtttcggcgggggggggggggggggggggggagccaggaTTCATTGAAAGTTCGTGTTGACCCTCCCTCCATCAGGTCGATTCCTTCCAGCTCAACACCCCCCCACCAGTTATGTCCGCCCGTGTTGCCCCGCCCGCCCGTCCTGACCCGTTCCGCTCCGGAACACACCCCACCAGAAACCTGGGCAGCCCCACCTTAAAGACGACCCCCCTCCAGCCAGGCGCCCCCCTCATCCTCCAGCTCACCCAGGAGGAGGACCAGGCCATCACGAACCTCCTGACACTGCACCACCAGGGCGGCGACGGGCTCGTTCCCGAACGCGTGGACTCCAACCCCGTCCCGTTACTCGGTAGCTCCCTGGACTCTTCGGATGAGGAGGCCCGTTTTAGAGGTCAgctgctgcgggggggggggtcttggtcAGACGTGGAGCTCGGGGGGCAGCCGACACCCTACCGAGTTGCTTTTGTTCGACAGAAACGGACGGAACCGACGCTCTCCGAGCGCCGCTCGCCGCCGATGGCGACCGAAACGACGACTGTGCCTGGAGGAGAACAGCTGGAGGACCGGCCTCCGCTTCTTCGCCCTCCGAGGAAAGGAGTCGGTGGCGGAAGCGTCTCGACTCGGAGGCGGAGGGGCGACTCCTGTCCGGCTCGGAGGAAGACGCCGTCTTCGTGCTCTTGAACCTCTGAGACGTGGACGCCACTGCGGATTGTCCTCGCCCTTTAAGCGCGTCTTCAAAAAAGGGACTCGACTACCCTTCCGCTTGTTAGAGAAGCAAACGCTGGACtaaaaaaagacacttttttaaaaaatatatattcaaaaaACACGGTTTGGAAGGAGAGACTAAGCCTGTTGAACATTTACACCATATACACAAATAGTCCATGTCGAGCTACAGAGGGATGCTACAGCAGATAGCGACACATGCTAACCAGCTAGCGGGCGGCGGTTGGTTCTTTTGAGTTCATTCGAaggcacttcctgtttggattGACTTTTACAAGTTGCGTTGCAATAAAATTCTAAAACAACTGGGAGTCttttatcttaaaaaaaaaaaaaaaatacaataaaaaaaatgcctgcCGTGCCCCGTCTTCCACCCGGCAACGCCCGACTCTTTTCTTTAGCAGCAGCTCGGACGTTTTCTGTCTTGCCGAGGAATGATCGGTATTTTCAAACCTGTATTTTCACCGCGTGATGAGACGCACAGGAAGACGTGAACACGCGGTCTGATCGTTTCAAAGGGCAGCTCTGCTGCCTGTTGTAAATAAACCGATTGCAGGTCTGTctttgccccgccccccccccgttcgtGTCCGTCCTAATTAACGGCGCGGGCCGCCTGCATGACCCGGTAACGCTCTCTGAGGTTCCGCCGCCGCACGTGCTCGTTGGTGATCTCTATGACGTTCGCCGCAGGGAACCATCCCTTCTGACCGTCGGCGAGGCGGATGCCTTCGTAGAACCCTgggagaaaaggggggggggagggggcgagaACCTTCAGCCACCTTCTCTGAGCCATTCCGGGATCTTCCCGGCGCGTCCTTACCCTCGTTGGTCTTTCGGACGACGTTGATGACCTCCGTGGGCTCCAGGGCGAGTTCGTCCGCCTGCTGGGCGACGTACTGCTCTACACACTGCACCTGGGGGCAATCTGAGGCACAGGGGCAAAAAGACACGTAagcaacggcggcggcggcaaaaCGCACGCCAACGCAATCCGCCGCAACCCTCACCCCAGTCCTCGTAAACGACTTCGTCCTCGTGTTCGCCCGGGTTGGCGGGGTTGGGGAACGCCGCCATCCACCTGTGCATGTCCGACCTGGAGACGATGACAGCGGTTAGCCATCGGGATGGACGCTCGCCATCGGCCCGATGGAGGCGGCGCCCACTCACTGCGAGGGCGCCTTGAGCAGCCTCTCCATGGCGCGGCCCTGGTGGTTCTCCAGCAGCGCCAGCGTGAAGCAGTTCACGCAGTGGCCGCTCTCCGCCTCCACCGCCTGCGCCTGCACCAGGGAGCGGTGGGCGTGGTCGAGCACGACGAAACGCTCGCCGCTGCTCGccggaaggaggagaagaagaaaagagctCGGGCTCAAGCTTCTGGAGGATCCGTCCTCGGGGTGGCGATACGAGATGCAGCCGGCGCCTCCTACGACTCCTCCTCCGACTCACCCTTTCTTGGCGGCGATGACGAGCAGGTcgttgaagaggaagaggaagacggggCTGAACTTCGCCCTCATGTTGAAGAGGGTTCCTGCTTTGGTCATTTCCTGCAGCTCGCCCTTCTTCTCCAGGTGCCGCGTCTCGGAGATGATCGGGatagcctgggggggggggggatccgaccagtaaacaacaacaacaacgtgtgtgtgtgtgtgtgtgtgtgcgagtgtgtgtgtgcgtgtgagagccAGTTTACCTTGAGCTTGTCGAACTCCAGCGTGTGCGAGATGTGgatcagctcctccacctgtctCATCTTCCCCACCTGCGTGTTGCACTCGTCGATGatctgagggagggagggagcggaCAGGATGAGATCAAACAGGctctggacgggggggggggacgggggggggggtcgctcacTTTGGACACGGAAGCCAAAGCCTTGGAGGCGGTCTGCTCCTCcttcgtcctctcctccgtcctcttcagaatgttctgaaatgacagacagagactttctctttctgcctgtGGGCGGAGAGCATCgacgggacccccccccccggcgtggggggggggggtcgctcacCTCAATGAGCATTTTGATGCGCGTGATCCGCTGGAAGGGCAGCAGCAAGAAGGACACGAAGGGCAGCCGCTGGCACCGGGGCGACTCTTGGAGACGGGCGATAACGGCGGCGAAGGGCGCGTTGTTCTTCCTGCAGACGCAACGGCGAGGCGTCACACACGTGTGGCGTAGGACGCCACGGCAACGGCGAGGCGTCACACACGTGTAGCGTAGGACGCCACGGCAACGGCGAGGCGTCACCCACGTGTGGCGTAGGACGCCACGGCAACGGCGAGGCGTCACCCACGTGTGGTGTAGGACGCCATGGCAACGGCGAGGCGTCACGCACGTGTAGCGTAGGACGCCGCCGTATTCTAAAGAGACGCCCGTCCCTTACGCGAGGGAGCTGTAGGTCTTCTCCTGGTAGATCTGGTTGCGGACGTAGTCGATGTAGGCGGGGAAGTTGTGCTGGGCGTGGTAATGGATGACGTCACAGATGTCAGGGAAGACCAGGTCCTCGAACATGCGGTCCTCCAGGTCTTTTAAGAACCTGTGGAGTCGGGGTTAGAGTTCGATGTCCTTGCTTTGACCTTgaggccgcccccccccc from Brachionichthys hirsutus isolate HB-005 chromosome 23, CSIRO-AGI_Bhir_v1, whole genome shotgun sequence includes:
- the LOC137911693 gene encoding uncharacterized protein; the protein is MAVGFSLGVALLLSVCLNVKGACMPDGVVHMECLDRYFTIAIDLSFVGGEPHFEAVDETGVYPITEQYGARCGYSVGVLPLQGIVELRASYFSCHTGNKDEVFTFNFKLVVMEEEANYTLNGTCSPAFPWSAREVTCEADYMEVSVTTEVTCPSGTKTDNWNVLKVAHGSTTSDWQVIFQKGEEQLPPMTLSDAWNRGYMFELTDKRLVFRTPYGQPDSSSIDVKGVPVELVHATLFSRQSWVVLMVDLVAACSMYVGSCNDTGSMVWETPDRLYPSLHGPQLNIGLNGKLMGQSAAEAGGYIVEKHNGKVRIKIPYSAEGRYRKSVVAGGLYEIYVFHLHVEQILRNQDQFETRVRFHRTLASPLLQYPLFTENRTVLQDRVFTVYLGDVPEDVVLTAVNLNGQEFTLLTDGSSHNVTELSNPNATHSYTLEVPFDDPVVLQKFSKEDWTLRYTLDINYTLTVLPENERYFHPALIVAMFTDVSPPAFEAICSESGVSFRLDHRPFDYVWEIGIGEDPLTSELAAQLGYVMSNDSETLLLDVPLFSHGFKYTNITLKSFLGTFEILVRDRETSAVQGSSVRTCPFTRTELIMCSPDGRMTVVADLPLSVPSATAHVKIHLADERCRPKEADGARVLFSFPLNSCGSTVKLGLGYVTYQNEISYHAFLKTNESVTERVGVRCTYQLAALHRLFKLFRFEADSQVIGRFIRRTRLEPALQSPTNEPTAVAKRTLHHPSFLPLYIAADLGHHRRYRNTQTVYPLTPDEMFYSDPVMGSGRRVLNTVRDLKVDSFQLNTPPPVMSARVAPPARPDPFRSGTHPTRNLGSPTLKTTPLQPGAPLILQLTQEEDQAITNLLTLHHQGGDGLVPERVDSNPVPLLGSSLDSSDEEARFRETDGTDALRAPLAADGDRNDDCAWRRTAGGPASASSPSEERSRWRKRLDSEAEGRLLSGSEEDAVFVLLNL